In Acipenser ruthenus chromosome 16, fAciRut3.2 maternal haplotype, whole genome shotgun sequence, the following proteins share a genomic window:
- the LOC117964109 gene encoding transcriptional regulator QRICH1-like isoform X2: MNNSLENTISFEEYVRLKARSVPQHRMKEFLESLASKGPEALQEFQPTTTSAATTMVYQQGANCIYTDSTEVAGSLLELACPVQVQVQQSPQQQVNASQLSPQHQTSEQQQQQQIQVQIQGQIQGQQGVSQALQNSSPTQQQQQQQQQQQQILSNSQLQAVAAAAQQLAVQHGEITEEQLQQHQQIQAQLVAAAAASGQQIQIQTVGALSPQQQQQQQQQQQQQQQHSPRDGERRGSSGGVLQPAKKRKVDMPITVSYAISGQPVTTVLAIPQGQQQSYLSLRPDLLTVDSGHLYSATGTITSPTGETWTIPVYSAQTRGDLQQQNITHIAIPQDAYGAVHVAGSPTAIKLEEDKDKMGGVGVVSGKGVGSSQVVSTSAHDEVVQTLFPAQFMNGNIHIPVAVQAVAGAYPNTTQSVHIWDPQQQQQVQQQVQQQQQQQAGSAQEQQHQLQVQTVQVAEVDSQAQAPPEMLLPNSLKPEEGLDVWKNWAQAKNCNLEKESQMKLAPIGRRQPLRFQEDLISSAVAELNFGLCLMTREARNLEGEPFESDVMYYVFLCIQKYLFENGRVDDIFSDPYYSKFSQWLHEVLKDWQPRIHPLGYMIPSHVTEEMLWECKQLGAHSPATLLTTLMFFNTKYFLLKTVDQHMKVAFSKVLRHTKKNPSNPKDKSTSIRYLKGAGMHHVGQKVTDDMYAEQAENPENPLRCPIKLYDFYLFKCPQSVKGRNDTFYLTPEPVVAPNSPIWYSTQPISREQLEHMLTRILMVREIQEAIAMATGSLH; the protein is encoded by the exons ATGAATAACTCCCTGGAGAACACCATCTCGTTCGAGGAGTACGTGCGTCTGAAGGCGCGCAGCGTGCCGCAGCACCGCATGAAGGAGTTCCTGGAGTCGCTGGCCAGCAAGGGTCCCGAGGCACTGCAGGAGTTCCAGCCTACAACCACCTCCGCTGCCACTACCATGGTGTACCAGCAGGGGGCCAACTGCATCTACACAGACAGCACCGAGGTGGCAGGGTCGCTGCTGGAGCTGGCATGCCCG gTGCAGGTCCAGGTACAGCAGTCACCTCAGCAGCAGGTAAATGCCTCTCAGCTCTCCCCCCAGCACCAGACCtccgagcagcagcagcagcagcagatccagGTGCAGATCCAGGGGCAGATCCAGGGGCAGCAGGGGGTGAGCCAGGCCCTGCAGAACAGCAGCcccactcagcagcagcagcagcagcagcagcagcagcagcagatcctCTCCAACTCCCAGCTCCAAGCCGTCGCCGCTGCAGCCCAGCAGCTCGCAGTGCAGCACGGGGAGATCACAGaggagcagctgcagcagcaccagcag ATCCAAGCACAGCTGGTAGCAGCAGCGGCGGCGAGTGGACAGCAGATCCAGATCCAAACAGTAGGGGCGCTGtctccccagcagcagcagcagcagcagcagcagcagcagcagcagcagcagcactctcCGAGGGacggggagaggagggggagctcTGGCGGGGTCCTGCAGCCGGCCAAGAAGCGCAAAGTGGACATGCCCATCACGGTGTCCTATGCCATCTCGGGCCAGCCTGTGACCACAGTGCTGGCCATCCCGCAGGGCCAGCAGCAGAGCTACCTGTCCCTACGGCCGGACCTGCTGACGGTGGACAGCGGCCACCTGTACAGCGCCACCGGCACCATCACCAGCCCCACCGGAGAGACCTGGACCATCCCTGTGTACTCGGCCCAGACCAGGGGGGATCTGCAGCAGCAGAACATCACCCACATCGCCATCCCGCAGGATGCCTACGGGGCCGTGCACGTGGCCGGCTCGCCCACGGCCATCAAGCTGGAGGAGGACAAGGACAAGATGGGCGGGGTGGGGGTGGTTTCAGGGAAGGGCGTGGGCTCCTCTCAGGTGGTGTCCACATCAGCCCACGACGAGGTGGTGCAGACGCTCTTCCCGGCGCAGTTCATGAACGGCAATATCCACATTCCGGTGGCTGTGCAGGCCGTGGCGGGGGCTTATCCCAACACCACGCAGTCCGTCCACATATGGGacccgcagcagcagcagcaggttcaGCAGCaggttcagcagcagcagcagcagcaggctggATCTGCACAAGAGCAGCAGCACCAGCTACAG gtgcAGACGGTGCAGGTTGCTGAGGTCGACTCTCAAGCCCAAGCTCCCCCAGAGATGCTGCTCCCCAACTCCTTAAAGCCAGAGGAGGGGCTGGATGTGTGGAAGAACTGGGCCCAGGCCAAGAACTGCAACCTGGAGAAGGAGTCTCAGATGAAGCTGGCTCCCATCGGCA GACGCCAGCCCCTGCGTTTCCAGGAGGATCTGATCTCATCAGCCGTGGCCGAGCTGAACTTCGGGCTCTGTCTGATGACACGGGAGGCTCGCAATCTGGAGGGAGAGCCCTTCGAGTCGGATGTGATGTACTACGTCTTCCTCTGCATACAGAAG tacCTGTTTGAGAACGGCAGGGTGGACGATATCTTCTCAGATCCGTACTACTCCAAGTTCTCCCAGTGGCTACACGAGGTACTGAAGGACTGGCAGCCCCGCATTCACCCACTCG gttacATGATCCCCAGTCACGTGACGGAGGAGATGCTGTGGGAGTGTAAACAGCTGGGTGCTCACTCCCCTGCCACGCTGCTCACCACACTCATGTTCTTCAACACAAA GTACTTTCTGTTGAAGACAGTAGATCAGCACATGAAGGTGGCTTTCTCCAAGGTGCTGCGGCACACCAAGAAGAACCCCTCCAACCCCAAGGACAAGAGCACCAGCATCCGCTACCTCAAGGGGGCGGGCATGCACCACGTCGGGCAGAAAG tgacgGATGACATGTATGCAGAGCAGGCAGAGAACCCAGAGAACCCGCTGCGCTGCCCAATCAAACTCTACGACTTCTACCTCTTCAAATG CCCGCAGAGTGTAAAGGGGCGCAATGACACGTTCTACTTGACCCCTGAACCCGTGGTGGCGCCCAACAGCCCGATCTGGTACTCGACGCAGCCAATCAGCAGGGAGCAGCTGGAACACATGCTGACACGCATCCTCATGGTGCGGGAAATCCAGGAGGCCATCGCCATGGCGACGGGGAGCCTGCACTAG
- the LOC117412547 gene encoding receptor-type tyrosine-protein phosphatase V-like has product MDAPARVILQLARDPDSVKIQDVFKAARHSPPLQVSRVELSQAECNCSCKSDWTDSFTLLGNSKELPPASAPFHLPQPLPYPQGKQQTPNKCSTADKQQLSTSQGGQQQQGQEQSHKIRRRKITLRNPWHLKHEELRDVGNEQTKTTAELEANKSKNRYQSVLPYDHSIVKLTPIDSEPNSDYINANFIPGYSSLQEFICTQGPLRSTMTDFWRMVWEQNVRSVVMPTLCKEHGKVLCEPYWPALDSTQGYGQVEVTTLSQSCSQDWRVSQLKLYHRSTHTERRVSHFYYTAWPDCGVPRTPASMTSFTKHVREQLNKTEGAGPTVVHCSAGVGRTGTFITLDWLLQQLKSGSAVDVPGIVHKLRRSRCLMVQTLDQYIFIHTCLLLKITQEGQAAAHNQQIYFLYHELPSFNVTEDGGANQQPHKHFNHYAKEPGLSPFMFIEN; this is encoded by the exons ATGGACGCCCCTGCCCGAGTCATTCTGCAGCTGGCCAGGGACCCAGACTCAG TCAAAATCCAGGATGTTTTTAAAGCAGCCAGGCACTCCCCTCCCCTGCAGGTTTCCAGGGTGGAGCTCTCTCAGGCGGAGTGTAATTGTAGCTGCAAGTCAGACTGGACCGACAGCTTCACACTGCTGGGT AATAGCAAAGAACTGCCCCCAGCCTCCGCCCCTTTCCATCTCCCACAGCCACTCCCATACCCCCAGGGCAAACAGCAAACACCCAACAAATGCTCCACCGCTGACAAGCAGCAGCTCAGCACATCCCAGGGGGGCCAGCAGCAACAAGGACAAGAACAATCGCACAAGATCAGGAGGAGAAAG ATCACACTGAGGAATCCCTGGCACTTGAAGCATGAG GAGCTGAGGGACGTTGGGAACGAACAAACGAAAACAACAGCGGAGCTGGAAGCCAATAAGAGCAAGAACCGCTACCAGAGCGTGCTGCCCT aCGACCATTCCATTGTGAAGCTGACCCCTATTGACTCAGAGCCCAACTCAGACTACATCAATGCCAACTTCATACCG ggttACAGCTCTCTGCAGGAGTTCATCTGCACTCAGGGCCCCCTGCGCAGCACCATGACAGACTTCTGGAGGATGGTGTGGGAGCAGAATGTGCGCAGTGTGGTGATGCCGACGCTGTGCAAGGAGCACGGCAAG GTGCTGTGTGAACCGTACTGGCCAGCACTGGACTCCACACAGGGGTACGGACAGGTGGAGGTCACCACGCTGTCACAGAGCTGCAGCCAGGACTGGAGAGTCAGCCAGCTGAAACTTTACCAC AggtccacacacacagagaggagggtCTCCCATTTCTACTACACTGCCTGGCCGGACTGCGGCGTTCCCCGGACCCCCGCCTCAATGACCTCCTTCACCAAGCACGTCCGGGAGCAACTTAACAAGACCGAGGGGGCGGGGCCGACCGTGGTGCACTGCAG TGCCGGGGTGGGCCGCACCGGTACCTTCATCACCCTGGACTGGCTCCTGCAGCAGCTGAAGTCCGGCAGCGCCGTCGACGTGCCGGGAATCGTTCACAAGCTGAGGCGCAGCCGCTGCCTGATGGTGCAGACCCTG GATCAGTACATATTCATACACACCTGCCTGCTACTGAAGATCACACAGGAGGGACAGGCTGCAGCTCACAACCAACA GATTTATTTTCTGTATCATGAATTGCCATCCTTTAATGTAACGGAGGACGGAGGCGCAAACCAGCAACCCCACAAGCATttcaaccactatgcaaaagagccaggatTGTCTCCATTCATGTTTATAGAGAACTGA
- the LOC117964109 gene encoding transcriptional regulator QRICH1-like isoform X1 gives MNNSLENTISFEEYVRLKARSVPQHRMKEFLESLASKGPEALQEFQPTTTSAATTMVYQQGANCIYTDSTEVAGSLLELACPVQVQVQQSPQQQVNASQLSPQHQTSEQQQQQQIQVQIQGQIQGQQGVSQALQNSSPTQQQQQQQQQQQQILSNSQLQAVAAAAQQLAVQHGEITEEQLQQHQQIQAQLVAAAAASGQQIQIQTVGALSPQQQQQQQQQQQQQQQHSPRDGERRGSSGGVLQPAKKRKVDMPITVSYAISGQPVTTVLAIPQGQQQSYLSLRPDLLTVDSGHLYSATGTITSPTGETWTIPVYSAQTRGDLQQQNITHIAIPQDAYGAVHVAGSPTAIKLEEDKDKMGGVGVVSGKGVGSSQVVSTSAHDEVVQTLFPAQFMNGNIHIPVAVQAVAGAYPNTTQSVHIWDPQQQQQVQQQVQQQQQQQAGSAQEQQHQLQVQTVQVAEVDSQAQAPPEMLLPNSLKPEEGLDVWKNWAQAKNCNLEKESQMKLAPIGRRQPLRFQEDLISSAVAELNFGLCLMTREARNLEGEPFESDVMYYVFLCIQKYLFENGRVDDIFSDPYYSKFSQWLHEVLKDWQPRIHPLVWQGYMIPSHVTEEMLWECKQLGAHSPATLLTTLMFFNTKYFLLKTVDQHMKVAFSKVLRHTKKNPSNPKDKSTSIRYLKGAGMHHVGQKVTDDMYAEQAENPENPLRCPIKLYDFYLFKCPQSVKGRNDTFYLTPEPVVAPNSPIWYSTQPISREQLEHMLTRILMVREIQEAIAMATGSLH, from the exons ATGAATAACTCCCTGGAGAACACCATCTCGTTCGAGGAGTACGTGCGTCTGAAGGCGCGCAGCGTGCCGCAGCACCGCATGAAGGAGTTCCTGGAGTCGCTGGCCAGCAAGGGTCCCGAGGCACTGCAGGAGTTCCAGCCTACAACCACCTCCGCTGCCACTACCATGGTGTACCAGCAGGGGGCCAACTGCATCTACACAGACAGCACCGAGGTGGCAGGGTCGCTGCTGGAGCTGGCATGCCCG gTGCAGGTCCAGGTACAGCAGTCACCTCAGCAGCAGGTAAATGCCTCTCAGCTCTCCCCCCAGCACCAGACCtccgagcagcagcagcagcagcagatccagGTGCAGATCCAGGGGCAGATCCAGGGGCAGCAGGGGGTGAGCCAGGCCCTGCAGAACAGCAGCcccactcagcagcagcagcagcagcagcagcagcagcagcagatcctCTCCAACTCCCAGCTCCAAGCCGTCGCCGCTGCAGCCCAGCAGCTCGCAGTGCAGCACGGGGAGATCACAGaggagcagctgcagcagcaccagcag ATCCAAGCACAGCTGGTAGCAGCAGCGGCGGCGAGTGGACAGCAGATCCAGATCCAAACAGTAGGGGCGCTGtctccccagcagcagcagcagcagcagcagcagcagcagcagcagcagcagcactctcCGAGGGacggggagaggagggggagctcTGGCGGGGTCCTGCAGCCGGCCAAGAAGCGCAAAGTGGACATGCCCATCACGGTGTCCTATGCCATCTCGGGCCAGCCTGTGACCACAGTGCTGGCCATCCCGCAGGGCCAGCAGCAGAGCTACCTGTCCCTACGGCCGGACCTGCTGACGGTGGACAGCGGCCACCTGTACAGCGCCACCGGCACCATCACCAGCCCCACCGGAGAGACCTGGACCATCCCTGTGTACTCGGCCCAGACCAGGGGGGATCTGCAGCAGCAGAACATCACCCACATCGCCATCCCGCAGGATGCCTACGGGGCCGTGCACGTGGCCGGCTCGCCCACGGCCATCAAGCTGGAGGAGGACAAGGACAAGATGGGCGGGGTGGGGGTGGTTTCAGGGAAGGGCGTGGGCTCCTCTCAGGTGGTGTCCACATCAGCCCACGACGAGGTGGTGCAGACGCTCTTCCCGGCGCAGTTCATGAACGGCAATATCCACATTCCGGTGGCTGTGCAGGCCGTGGCGGGGGCTTATCCCAACACCACGCAGTCCGTCCACATATGGGacccgcagcagcagcagcaggttcaGCAGCaggttcagcagcagcagcagcagcaggctggATCTGCACAAGAGCAGCAGCACCAGCTACAG gtgcAGACGGTGCAGGTTGCTGAGGTCGACTCTCAAGCCCAAGCTCCCCCAGAGATGCTGCTCCCCAACTCCTTAAAGCCAGAGGAGGGGCTGGATGTGTGGAAGAACTGGGCCCAGGCCAAGAACTGCAACCTGGAGAAGGAGTCTCAGATGAAGCTGGCTCCCATCGGCA GACGCCAGCCCCTGCGTTTCCAGGAGGATCTGATCTCATCAGCCGTGGCCGAGCTGAACTTCGGGCTCTGTCTGATGACACGGGAGGCTCGCAATCTGGAGGGAGAGCCCTTCGAGTCGGATGTGATGTACTACGTCTTCCTCTGCATACAGAAG tacCTGTTTGAGAACGGCAGGGTGGACGATATCTTCTCAGATCCGTACTACTCCAAGTTCTCCCAGTGGCTACACGAGGTACTGAAGGACTGGCAGCCCCGCATTCACCCACTCG TATGGCAAG gttacATGATCCCCAGTCACGTGACGGAGGAGATGCTGTGGGAGTGTAAACAGCTGGGTGCTCACTCCCCTGCCACGCTGCTCACCACACTCATGTTCTTCAACACAAA GTACTTTCTGTTGAAGACAGTAGATCAGCACATGAAGGTGGCTTTCTCCAAGGTGCTGCGGCACACCAAGAAGAACCCCTCCAACCCCAAGGACAAGAGCACCAGCATCCGCTACCTCAAGGGGGCGGGCATGCACCACGTCGGGCAGAAAG tgacgGATGACATGTATGCAGAGCAGGCAGAGAACCCAGAGAACCCGCTGCGCTGCCCAATCAAACTCTACGACTTCTACCTCTTCAAATG CCCGCAGAGTGTAAAGGGGCGCAATGACACGTTCTACTTGACCCCTGAACCCGTGGTGGCGCCCAACAGCCCGATCTGGTACTCGACGCAGCCAATCAGCAGGGAGCAGCTGGAACACATGCTGACACGCATCCTCATGGTGCGGGAAATCCAGGAGGCCATCGCCATGGCGACGGGGAGCCTGCACTAG